The Chelonia mydas isolate rCheMyd1 chromosome 1, rCheMyd1.pri.v2, whole genome shotgun sequence nucleotide sequence ggtcctggctGGCCATGTCACTAGACGACCCTGCCATGGATGACCctgtccatattctgctgctctcctttcttccttgtgtcaggaccTGATCTTGATCATCtcctggtcactgcctcccaggttcccatccacctttgcttcccctactaattcttcccggtttgtgagcagcaggtcaagaagagctctgcccctcgttggtttcttccagcacttgcaccaggaaattgtcccctacactttccaaaaacttcctggattgtctgtgcactgctgtattgctctcccagcagatatcagggtgattgaagtctcccatgagaaccagggtgtgcgatctagtaacttctgcaagttgcctgaagaaagcctcgtccatctcatccccctggtctggtggtctatagcagactcccaccaagacatcacccttgtttctcACACTTccaaacttaatccagagactctcaggattttctgcagtttcataccggagctctgagcagtcatactgctctcttacatacaatgcaactcccccaccttttctgccctgcctgtccttcctgaacagtttatatccatccatgacagtactccagtcatgagagttaccccaccaagtctctgttattccaatcacatcataattccttgactgtgccaggacttccagttctccctgcttgtttcccaggcttcttgcatttgtgtataggcacttaagataactcactgatcatccctctttctcagtatgaggcaaaAGCCTTCCCCTCTCatgctctcctgcttgtgcttcttcccggtatcccacttccccacttacttcagggttttggtctccttcctcccggtgaacctagtttaaagccctcctcactaggttagccagcctgcttgccaaGATGCTCTTCCcgctcttcgttaggtggagcccgtatctgcctagcactcctccttcttggaacaccatcccatggtcaaagaatccaaagccttctctccgacatcacctgcgtagccattcgttgacttccacaattcgacggtctctacctgggccttttccttccacagggaggatggacaagaacaccacttgcacctcaaattcctgtatccttcttcccagaaccacgtagtctgcagtgttctgctcaaggtcattcttggcagtatcatgggtgcccacgtggagaagcaggaaggggtagtgatctgagggcttgatgagtctcagcagtctctccgtcacatcatgaatcctagctcctggcaagcagcagacttctcggttttcccagtcggggtggcagatggatgactcagtccccgaccaccaccacccgcctccttctcttgggaacggtggtcgtggaacccccatccccaggacagtgcatctcatgccttccaatcggcagagtctccttctgttcccttctgtcagatgtatcatctagtctagtccactctcttctgtctgttattacttgaaaccacttaaatcctactttttattcttaataaaatcacttttgtttattagtaaacccagagtaagtaattgatacctgggggagcaaacagctgtgcatatctctctatcagtgttatagagggcggacaatttatgagtttaccctgtataagctttatacagaataaaacagatttatttggggtttggatcccactggaaGCTGGgcatctgggtgctggagacaggagtacctgctgagtggttttcagttaaagcctgcagctttgagggtgtggttcagaccctgggtctgtgttgcagcaggctagtgactctggctcaacaaggcagggttctggagtcccaagctggcagggaaaatgcgCTCAGAGGTCATtttagcacatcaggtgacactcCCAAGTGggctctgtgaccgaacccgtcacactaGGAGATGAGCTTTTTCATTTGAAGACAACCGTTCCAATGCTGTGAGTGTGGAGTTAACACCTGGGCCAATATTAAGGATTGAGTGGGGATGATGCAGGGGGAGTGAGGTTAGGAGATTGAGGAGGAGCAGATGGATGGAGATGGAGAGCAGGGTCCTGTGTGTATCTCTGGAGTGGGGCtagggagagggatggggcagaTGTGGCCTGAGAGTCAGGACCAGTCTTAGGGGTGGGCCATCTGGGCGACCACCCAGGGATGCCATGGTTAAAGGGGCACTGCATGGCAGCACAGAGAGGCACACTGCCGATCTAGAGTCAGAAACTGCTCCCGGCTGGCACAGGAGTGCTGTGTCCCATGTGGGGAggcacccagatttctccctgcagaggaaggagggacAGTGGTGATGTACAGATACTGCTCACGGTCACCAGCCCCGcaatggggctgtgtgtggggggggggggggaggggagggagcgaGAGCGGAGCAACACCAAGcactccctgcatccaggtcactttccccagctGTGCTATGCTGTGAGGAGaacatcaggagctgctgctttcctgccctcCTGTTATGCAGCCcgggtggggaaagtgacctggatgcagggagccctgactttgccccccccccagagcccccgaGGGGTGCGCAAAGGAGCAGTGTTTGAAGGAGTGAGTGAGCGGCAATGCCAGGCGCTccatgcatccaggtcagtttcccacGTGGGTGCAGGATTGGGGATGCAATggttaggggcacaggagggggtacAGTGTAGGGGTTAGGAgcgcaggagggggcagggagcctcaAAAGCCCACATTGGCCAGGGGCAATGAGGGGGGGCACTGTGCCCATGggaaccagtgtgtgtgtgtgtgccaaaatacaagtttgcccagggtgccattttccctcagaCCAGCCCTGCTGAGAGTGAAGCCCCACATGTCTCCTCGCTATGCCGCAGACCCCTCTCTCTTTCATTCTcttgctctgtttctccttcacccacGCACTCATACCATCCCTTTGATGCTGACTCAGTGGAATGGAAAGTCTATACCCTCTGCTAAGACCGGACACCAGGCACTGTTTTTGCTGAACAGGAGGAAAAACACCTTGCGCTTTAACTGTAATGTATTCTCCAacctctcctcctctcctttcttctttctgtTACCCACTTCTCTGTTTCCCAGTTCCTCCCTCCTGATCACTCCGCTGacaaaaaatagagagagaaagagatcctCCAGCAGAGGAGAATTGTGCCCCTGAGTCACCCTGTGCTCCCTGACCCCAGGGAGAGGCCCCGCCCACTCCGGTTAGTGGGGGATGTGTGCACAGAAGGGAGCACAGTCAGAAGTCACCAGAGAGGACAAATGCATGATTAAGTCAGATGGAGCCAAAACCAGTGGGTGCTGGAAAGTGTGAGCCACAAAAGGAGGGATTCTCTGAGGTGACAAGGGGGCCCCATGTGTGACAGGGatgggaatctatgaatctcactATGCAAAGTTCAGTTCTGTTCTCCCTGAACTTCTCAGCACCTACATGGGAGCTGGGAGAAGCCCCCACGTCACAGGACCTGAAGTTGGGTCTCCCCAAAACTAGATAGAGAGGGATCATTCCCACCCTGGGATGCAGTGTCTTGCCATGCAACCCCAAAAGCACAGCAACCTTTTCTGCAGCCAATATGCAgcctcctccctcagctcctcctggccatCTCCCTTCCAGTGTGGTCCTGGGTTTTGGATCTACTACTACATTTGTCCTGGCTGAAACTCactttatttcctggccccaTCTCCCACGGGAGCTGGAACAATTCGTgtagccattgaatcaaactgtaaacccaatatatgatgggaaccacttcaagccagggggtgtggcagtatccccagcacccctagttccagcacctgtgccatCTCTAGTCTTTCTTAGTCCCTTTGGGTTATTTGCCTGTCCTTCCTGTTGTTTGCAGCTCCTCATTTAGTGTCCCCCTGTGAATTggaaatacagaaaaagaaagcCTATATTtgagaaagtaaaagaaaaaatggaaagaggAACAAGGCATTTTGAAAAGACTAAAACAATTAATTGACAGAAACAGTGAGAGGCGGAAAGATCAAACCAAAAAAGGTAAGAGATGAAAGAAAAACATGAAGGGCACTTGCTGGGAAGTGTCTTCTACAAATTTTCCGCTGTCTGGGTAGAAGCGAAACTGTGAAGAAAACAACAGAAACCCAGAGAGAGAATTTCCACTAAAAGATGCTTAGAACACGATCTCTGACTCCTTCTTCCTCTGTCTCCATCTCTTTCTGCACGTGCCTCAGTCTGATGCTGGTTTCTTGGCTGTGACGCATCTTCTCAGCGCTGTGAGGAAATTAGCTGCCCACCCGCATTATAAGGGCATCTAGGGAAAGGCTTTGATCAGAACGAGAGAGATAGTGAGCGAGAGAGCAAGTGAACGAGAGAACCTGACGACCCACTCACCTGCCCCCTCCTTTGTCCAGTCCATGCCTTGTTCTCACTCGTCCCTTGAAGCTTTGGATCCATTCTGGTGATGAACTGAGTGTGGAGACACATCCCCTTTGTCTCCTTGATGCCACCATGACATTGGCATTCATGCCACTGTCTCTCGCCCTCATGCTGCTGGTGAACAATGGTAAGGGGGGCTGAGTATTTTTGGTGGTGGAGGGTAGTTGCACTGGGGACATTTGGGGTTTACTTGGTCCACAGGATTTTAGCAATTCAAAGCTGAACCCTTGGCAGATCTTGCTTTCCTGACCCTTCAGTGTTCCCCTTATCCCGATATTGCTCCCCAGCCCTCTTCCATTCTCCTCGGCAGGGTCCTCTCAGGACAGGAAAAAAATGTCTTCACCCCCATTTCTAAACCTCCCCCCTGCTCAGTTCTCTGTCTTGTTGCAGCCAGCAGTACTTCCCCTGGAGCAGCAAAGGAGcagaggggggagcagagggtgtGGGCCAAAGTGGGGGACCTGGTTGTGCTCCCCTGTCACCTGAGTCctcaggagctgcagagcagctggaagcagctgtATGAGAAGACAGCCGTCCGCTGGGAGCGGCATGGGGAAAGGTAATGCAGGCTGTGAGGGGTTGGTGGTGCTGTGCTTTTTGATTCCTTTCCTATTTCTTCACCTTTCCCTcattctttcttctcctcttccaCAGTCTTTGATTCCCATCCTCTCTCCCCTGATGCGCTCTTTCTCCCTCTCGCTGCCTTTCTTCCCCGCTctttctctgctcctttccccatccTCTCCCTCTCCTAGCACTAACTCATTCCCCCTGCCCATATCCCCAGCTCCCACAAAGAGCCCCACATGGTGCTGGAGGTGGAGTACAGTGGTCTCCTGAAGACAGCCCGATCCATGATGCCCCGAGCCTCCGTCAGGGAAACCAGCTTCCGCCAGGGGGACTTCTCCCTCTGGATTGAGCCACTACGGAATGATGATGCAGGCCATTACGAGGCACTGGTGAGATATGGCAAGGAGACTCGGCGCtgccagctggagctgggcatGGTGACAGGTACGAGAAGTTGGAGCCCAAAAGGGATCCCTGGAACAGCAGGGTATTGTCAGTTAGGACCAAAagttctgggaggggagcccaggactggaacagcaggttAGAAAATGAGAAGCAGCCTCTTGAGATTAGTCAACTCCCCTGTCTTCATCCCATGGGATGAGAGCTGCAGAGAGGGAAATCTCTAGGTAATAAACACAAGGAAAATGGGGAGACAAGGACAGGTTGATTGTCCCTTCAAAAccctgcagagaggggctgggagctccaaaGCGGGGATGGTTTTAGGGCTCCCCTGTGAcattaacttctcttttcccttcttctCCGCAGTGACTGTCAATCCCCCAGGCCTGCTGGTGGAAACGGAGCCTCTCTTGCTACTCTGTAACTCCAGTCATCCGGCTAAGCTTGTGGGGATGCGCTGGTTCCATAATGGCAGCCTGGTCCCCGTCTCCGGCAGGTTCCGTTCCCGCGATGGGGCTCTATCCATCTCTAGGCCAACTGTGAGTGATTCAGGGCCCTGGAGCTGCGAACTCACATACTCAAATGATGAGAAAGTTTCTGCCACATTCAACCTTCAAATTCTAGGTAACTCTGGCTTCCGACTCACCCTCTCAGCTCCCAGAGATTTCTGGCCTCTCACAATAGCCTCCTCCTCTCCAACTCCTGCCCTATCATGAGTAGCCTCCTTGGATCTCTTTGCTTCCCTCCCTGCTTTCCCAGTCATGGCTTCCCTCTGTCCCAGCATCCCCCCCACAGGGGGTGGTAACCTTCCCTTCTGTTGCAGTTCTGTGGACCTCATACAATCTAATGTTGCCCTACACTCTTTGTTTCCTCCAGGTTTTGCTGGCCCAGCCTCTCCTGTAGTCTATGCTGCAGTAGGATCTGCCACCAAccttccctgcctcctgaacCGAGACCCTAGTGCCTCCGGCATTCTAGCGGTGTCAGCCCACTGGAGCCGTCTTGCAGGAGGGGATCTGGAAATACGGGGCATCTCCAGGAATGGGAGCAATGGGAGCTTcaccctccatctccctgaggTGGGACCAGGGGATGCAGGGCAATACTGCTGTGCTGTCTCTATCCATGGCACGACCATCACTAGAGACGTGACCTTGGCAGTGATGACAGGTGAGCAAGGGAAGCCCAGAGGATGCCAAGGGCACTCTTTCCGTCCAGTGGCTTTCATTGGCTTGGAGAAAATCTCCTTGCACACCAATGTGGTGAGTTTGGGATGTTCTCAGCCTGTCCAGCCTCCCCATGGGGAGAGACCCTGTGTCTCAGCTCAGGCATTTAGCTGCACAGGAGTGGAGTCTCTCTTTCCACAGGATGCTGTACCATAGGGAGGTTTCTCATGGTGgttccattatttttcttttagaaatctGCCTTAAAGTAggaaaatgaaagagagagagagagaagggggaagccAGGGAGTCAATAAGAgaaggtgtgtgagagagagagagtgaaaaaggAGGAACGtgacagagagaggaaggaggtgCTGAAGGGGTGAGGCAGGAAGAGGCTCTACTTTTTTTGCTGAGGGTATttctgtttccctcccccacagtcaCCCCAAGCATCAAAGGGCCAGTCGCTGAAGGCTCTCGTCTGCTGCTTATCTGCAGCCTCACCCACCCCAGGGGGCACGAGCACTTTCAGTGGAGGCAGCTGAGCTCAGGCCTCAGCAATGGGAGCTCATTTGAGGCCACTCCCAGGAGCCCAGGGGTCCAGCGCTACTATCTGGGTTCCACCCTGGAACTGACCCGTGTGTCCCAGGAGGATATTGGCACCTGGGAGTGCAGTGTCCATAGCTCAGAAgggaggctgggagctgtggaatATGAGCTGTATATTACAGGTACCGTCTCCCCTGTGCCCCatttcctccaccccaccccacttccatCTCCCTGTGCCCCAAGACTTCTGCTCCACTTGACCCACTTGACCAGCCAACATTTTCCAAACCTCATCCACACCCCGAACTAGTCCCAAACCCCCTCCCCGTTTCACCCTCCTTTCTAACTGTGATTTCCCCTTACAGGTGCCCAGCTCTCTGGTCCTCATACCATTCTGGATGGGCAGGTCTCTTTTGGCCTTATCcttgtcctcttcctcctgcttgTGGCCTCCATCCTGGCTTTGGTCCTGCGGAACCAAAGGGTGAGTCAGTCCATTGCCCTGTCTATGTCCATCTGTCTTCTCTCTCAAAGGCCATTCATTCCTCCTTGGGCAGAGCCGTCAAAGAAGTGTCTGAGTAGCATGACAAAGGGAGAGTGAATGGGAGAGCTGAGAGGGAAGAACCAGGGGGGAAAGGGCTGTGATTGAGCTCATCTAAGCCTGACAGCCCTGCCTCGAgttggggctgtgtgtgcagggcaAAGAGGCTACATTGGGTAGCCTGCCAGCTCTGCCCTGGTCGTATGCAGTATGTACTGGGAATATAGGAACTGCCAGGCTGGATCAGCACAGTGGACCTGCTAGCCAAgtgccctgtctctgacagtggccaagtgCCAGATACCTCAGAGGAAGGGGCAAAATACCCTCTAGTGGACAATTATAGAATAACCTGCCCACGGAGGAAGTTTTCTCTTGACTCCTGTCAGTCTGAGGTCCTCTTGTGCCTTAAAGGATGAGGGTTTATGTCCCTTCCAAACTATTGTGGttgtactttttctttttcataatcTGATCTAATGTAATTGTGgatgtagattcatagatttcaaggtcagaaggggccattgtgatcatcagtctgatctcctgtataacgcaggccatagaacttcccaagaTACTTCCtgaagcagatcttttagaaaaacatccaatcttgatttaaaaattgccagtgatggagaatccaccacgacccttagtaaattgttccagtgtatGTAAATGCCCAatacctttttgaatcttgctaagctcttggcctccaCATTATCCTGGGGCAGTGAGTTCCAGGGGCTCATTATGCAAGGTGTAAAAACTGTTCCCTTTTATCCATTTTGAAATTGCAGCCTTTCAATTTTACTgatcatctctttgttctgtgctaAAATAAATTCATCCTGACTGACTTTCTCACCCAGTTAGAATTTTGTTTACCTCTAGTATGTCCCTTCTTATTTCTCTTGTCtctgaacaaaacaaacaccTTCTCTTTTCACACAGAAATCTTTCAAGGCCTCACATCATTTTCATCACTCATATCTGAATCCCCTCTGTTTTACTATGACTTTTTATAGAGAGGGTA carries:
- the LAG3 gene encoding lymphocyte activation gene 3 protein isoform X1 — translated: MTLAFMPLSLALMLLVNNASSTSPGAAKEQRGEQRVWAKVGDLVVLPCHLSPQELQSSWKQLYEKTAVRWERHGESSHKEPHMVLEVEYSGLLKTARSMMPRASVRETSFRQGDFSLWIEPLRNDDAGHYEALVRYGKETRRCQLELGMVTVTVNPPGLLVETEPLLLLCNSSHPAKLVGMRWFHNGSLVPVSGRFRSRDGALSISRPTVSDSGPWSCELTYSNDEKVSATFNLQILGFAGPASPVVYAAVGSATNLPCLLNRDPSASGILAVSAHWSRLAGGDLEIRGISRNGSNGSFTLHLPEVGPGDAGQYCCAVSIHGTTITRDVTLAVMTVTPSIKGPVAEGSRLLLICSLTHPRGHEHFQWRQLSSGLSNGSSFEATPRSPGVQRYYLGSTLELTRVSQEDIGTWECSVHSSEGRLGAVEYELYITGAQLSGPHTILDGQVSFGLILVLFLLLVASILALVLRNQRIFSPAFPALERVVTAPTPGNAVKDEGQEGKSLQTEC
- the LAG3 gene encoding lymphocyte activation gene 3 protein isoform X2 encodes the protein MTLAFMPLSLALMLLVNNASSTSPGAAKEQRGEQRVWAKVGDLVVLPCHLSPQELQSSWKQLYEKTAVRWERHGESSHKEPHMVLEVEYSGLLKTARSMMPRASVRETSFRQGDFSLWIEPLRNDDAGHYEALVRYGKETRRCQLELGMVTVTVNPPGLLVETEPLLLLCNSSHPAKLVGMRWFHNGSLVPVSGRFRSRDGALSISRPTVSDSGPWSCELTYSNDEKVSATFNLQILGFAGPASPVVYAAVGSATNLPCLLNRDPSASGILAVSAHWSRLAGGDLEIRGISRNGSNGSFTLHLPEVGPGDAGQYCCAVSIHGTTITRDVTLAVMTGAQLSGPHTILDGQVSFGLILVLFLLLVASILALVLRNQRIFSPAFPALERVVTAPTPGNAVKDEGQEGKSLQTEC